One window of Elusimicrobiota bacterium genomic DNA carries:
- a CDS encoding T9SS type A sorting domain-containing protein: protein MKKILLFFASLLIVPSFVFSTTEYVPKSIPGGWVRRIVEAPSAPGTFYAVSYGVFKSIDGGQTWVRKSSVQPSNSVITASTGTIYGNHHTGSVAVSPSNANLVVVADEGWSPIWRSDDGGDTWTCIPFQATGDKGMRAVLVTSSLYNGNYFFAPIEESIGGKAETEIASVLNMSTDGGLTWLPTGLTTTASESITDVIQIPSGANAGRIVVSVVETWISFNRDNQNCPTTGKIYYSDNITNGSSFTQAASFTTPAYKMTWDSTNNKIWMITSKGEIYNSTDSINWSTMISSVPFNTTSTGHRPTGILYSTTTPSSIMAFGNTDSSPGVIIYRSSDSAGGFPSNSWKNITLPNAVGKEKISQVCNDLVVDSRYSDGSRWGIAESEMGFYYTTSTALGVTTSGDFSSQRGISTPDLTFGIKDPSTNRLYVAAGHAVYYSPDNGESWSRVYPQLGMDGDPVGYLSFLPGNTSKVFMMANQLKIYYTNDNGADHFNNVLVDFTAAPYSFNMFTQHPTNLIINPSNPAIMFIGIANSSTVTTTDNYLYKSVDSGTSWSKVSSFPNTHGVSYLAIHPTNPEIIYAACSDQSVAGGNYTGHGDGLYKSTDTGNTWTNIGFADARISMISIDPATPDNMIVGYQNATSGGSAISLDGGNTWENLTYSDYDVNKTSNTETTAPTDNGELDIKSKKIMPRTDYGNLLYSGLTFIADGLIYSGTNSGTVYMSSDLGVTPLKPVAVLPTAITWLFKGSVLATSGSGLYDLTFTTGTNTTTTTYATYSGNELKVYNYPNPFNPNINGHTTIKLSISRATKKLKLNIYSLSGDLLVDSSFNNVVGGFSYNVEWDGKNDKGELCAPGLYFIIVDADGTKAKHKIVIIR, encoded by the coding sequence ATGAAAAAGATACTTTTGTTTTTTGCGAGTTTACTTATTGTTCCATCGTTTGTTTTTTCTACTACCGAATATGTTCCCAAAAGCATTCCAGGCGGCTGGGTAAGAAGAATTGTAGAAGCACCGAGTGCACCGGGCACATTTTACGCAGTCAGTTACGGAGTATTTAAAAGCATCGATGGCGGACAAACATGGGTAAGGAAATCTTCGGTACAGCCAAGCAATTCAGTAATAACTGCAAGCACGGGTACGATTTACGGGAACCATCATACCGGTTCTGTTGCTGTAAGTCCTTCAAATGCAAATCTTGTTGTAGTTGCTGATGAAGGCTGGTCGCCTATATGGAGAAGCGACGATGGCGGCGATACATGGACTTGTATTCCGTTTCAGGCAACCGGAGACAAGGGGATGAGGGCTGTGCTTGTCACATCATCGTTATACAACGGAAATTATTTCTTTGCCCCGATTGAAGAATCAATTGGTGGTAAAGCTGAGACCGAAATTGCATCGGTTTTGAATATGAGTACGGATGGCGGTTTAACATGGTTGCCAACTGGATTAACGACAACAGCTTCCGAAAGTATAACCGATGTCATACAGATACCCTCGGGTGCCAATGCGGGCAGAATCGTCGTGAGCGTGGTTGAAACATGGATAAGTTTCAACCGCGACAACCAGAATTGCCCTACAACCGGAAAAATATACTACAGCGATAATATTACGAACGGGTCATCGTTTACACAGGCAGCTTCTTTCACCACTCCGGCATACAAAATGACCTGGGATTCCACAAATAATAAGATATGGATGATTACAAGCAAGGGGGAAATATACAACAGTACAGACAGTATAAATTGGAGCACAATGATTTCCTCGGTACCTTTTAATACAACTTCTACAGGGCACCGTCCGACAGGCATATTATATTCGACAACAACTCCGTCTTCTATAATGGCTTTTGGAAATACAGACAGTTCCCCGGGAGTGATTATTTACAGAAGTTCGGATTCTGCCGGCGGGTTCCCGTCGAATTCATGGAAAAACATAACATTGCCAAACGCAGTCGGAAAAGAAAAAATATCTCAAGTTTGCAATGATTTAGTCGTCGATTCAAGATACTCAGATGGCAGCCGGTGGGGTATCGCGGAAAGCGAAATGGGATTCTATTACACCACAAGCACTGCACTCGGCGTTACGACTTCCGGTGACTTCTCTTCACAAAGAGGAATAAGTACCCCGGATTTGACTTTCGGCATAAAAGACCCAAGTACAAACCGGCTTTATGTTGCAGCCGGTCATGCAGTATATTATTCTCCGGATAACGGCGAAAGCTGGTCCCGTGTTTACCCGCAACTGGGGATGGATGGCGACCCGGTGGGATATTTGTCGTTTCTACCCGGTAATACCTCAAAAGTATTTATGATGGCAAATCAGCTGAAAATCTATTACACCAACGATAACGGAGCAGACCATTTTAATAATGTTCTGGTTGATTTTACGGCTGCACCGTATAGTTTTAATATGTTCACCCAGCATCCTACAAACCTTATTATAAATCCGTCTAATCCGGCTATAATGTTTATAGGAATAGCCAATTCTTCTACGGTTACAACAACCGATAATTATTTATACAAAAGTGTTGACAGCGGTACGTCATGGTCGAAAGTGTCTTCTTTTCCTAATACTCACGGTGTCAGCTATCTGGCAATACATCCTACAAACCCGGAAATAATTTATGCCGCATGCAGTGATCAGTCTGTTGCCGGTGGCAACTATACCGGGCACGGCGACGGACTGTATAAGTCCACCGATACTGGTAACACATGGACTAACATAGGATTCGCGGATGCGAGAATATCAATGATATCCATAGACCCGGCTACTCCTGACAATATGATAGTCGGATATCAAAACGCCACCAGCGGAGGTTCTGCTATTTCACTGGATGGAGGCAACACATGGGAAAATTTAACATACTCGGATTATGATGTTAACAAAACAAGTAACACTGAAACAACGGCACCAACGGATAACGGAGAACTCGATATAAAATCTAAAAAAATAATGCCGAGAACCGATTACGGTAATCTGTTATACAGTGGTTTAACATTTATTGCAGATGGTTTAATTTATTCGGGTACCAATAGCGGGACAGTCTATATGAGTAGTGATTTAGGTGTAACCCCGCTGAAACCCGTGGCAGTATTGCCGACAGCAATAACATGGTTGTTCAAGGGTTCCGTCTTGGCTACAAGCGGCAGCGGGCTTTACGACCTTACATTCACGACAGGTACAAACACAACAACAACAACATATGCAACATATAGCGGTAATGAATTAAAAGTATACAACTACCCGAACCCTTTTAATCCCAATATAAACGGACATACAACTATAAAACTGAGTATATCACGAGCAACAAAAAAATTGAAACTAAACATATATTCTCTTTCAGGCGATCTTTTAGTTGACAGTTCTTTTAACAATGTCGTCGGCGGTTTTTCCTATAATGTGGAGTGGGACGGCAAAAACGATAAAGGCGAATTATGTGCTCCCGGATTGTATTTTATTATAGTCGATGCCGATGGAACAAAAGCAAAACATAAGATAGTAATTATTAGATAA
- a CDS encoding ASKHA domain-containing protein → MSTIKVTFQPDSNTISVPAGITIKEAAILAGIIIDAPCGGEGKCGKCKVTIIEGVSSPNSVEQKLIQQKELKKGVRLSCQTKIFEEMTIVVSEEMQLDRKKLFISTKPLSQLDNISKNLGLAVDIGTTTIVGVLVDLESKKTLSVSTETNPQFVHGADVISRINYSINNENGLNILQAEVIKAINFIINKLTATTNTEAANIHKMTVAGNTTMQHLFLGISPKSLALAPYQPPVKGSYKPIKASEIGIKINADAEIYLIPNIGGWVGGDTVGMILALELHKSNKLKLAIDIGTNGEIVLGSKKRLITASTAAGPCFEGANIKCGMRATSGAIESVYIADEGVFWRVIGKVEAKGICGSALIDTVADLLKYKIVDETGKIQFKQELKAKLPPVLLKSIIKHEKEYSFILTKSKTNNVEVTQKDIRELQLAKAAIYAGVQILIKELGIKTDDIDEVLLSGTFGNYIDKANAHRIGLLPDVPLEKVKYVGNSACEGALLALISKEAREEAEDISKNTEYIELTNRPDFQNAFVDALYFPQYDSDENIIKHDSDYLDSIGYKNK, encoded by the coding sequence ATGAGTACTATTAAAGTTACTTTTCAACCCGATTCAAATACCATCTCAGTTCCGGCAGGTATAACTATAAAAGAGGCAGCAATACTTGCAGGAATAATAATTGATGCCCCTTGCGGGGGAGAAGGCAAATGTGGTAAATGCAAAGTAACGATAATCGAAGGGGTTTCTTCTCCAAATTCAGTAGAACAGAAACTGATTCAACAAAAAGAACTAAAAAAAGGTGTTAGGCTCTCCTGCCAGACAAAAATCTTTGAAGAAATGACGATTGTTGTTTCCGAAGAAATGCAGCTTGACCGCAAAAAATTATTTATTTCAACAAAACCTCTTTCCCAACTTGATAATATCTCCAAAAATCTTGGACTTGCTGTGGACATAGGAACAACAACAATTGTCGGCGTATTAGTTGACTTGGAAAGTAAAAAAACATTATCTGTCTCTACCGAAACAAATCCTCAATTTGTGCATGGAGCCGATGTCATTTCCCGTATCAACTACTCAATAAACAATGAGAATGGGCTAAATATATTACAAGCAGAAGTTATTAAAGCGATAAATTTTATTATTAATAAATTAACAGCAACCACAAACACTGAAGCAGCTAACATTCATAAAATGACAGTTGCAGGAAATACTACTATGCAGCATCTGTTTCTGGGTATTAGTCCAAAGTCTCTTGCACTTGCTCCATATCAACCACCTGTAAAAGGTTCATATAAACCAATTAAAGCATCAGAAATCGGAATAAAAATAAACGCTGATGCTGAAATATATCTCATTCCAAATATTGGAGGGTGGGTAGGTGGAGATACTGTCGGTATGATATTAGCATTAGAACTGCATAAATCAAATAAATTAAAACTTGCAATAGATATCGGAACAAACGGCGAAATAGTACTTGGCTCAAAAAAACGTCTCATAACCGCTTCAACAGCAGCAGGACCTTGTTTTGAAGGAGCAAATATAAAATGCGGTATGAGAGCGACTTCAGGAGCAATAGAATCAGTATATATCGCAGATGAAGGAGTTTTTTGGAGGGTAATAGGTAAAGTTGAAGCTAAAGGAATATGTGGTTCTGCTTTAATTGATACTGTTGCTGATTTGCTAAAATATAAAATTGTTGATGAGACCGGTAAAATACAATTCAAACAAGAATTAAAAGCTAAGTTACCGCCGGTATTGTTAAAATCAATTATCAAGCATGAAAAAGAATATTCTTTTATATTAACAAAAAGCAAAACAAACAACGTAGAAGTAACTCAAAAGGATATCAGAGAACTTCAATTAGCCAAAGCAGCCATTTATGCAGGGGTTCAGATACTTATTAAAGAATTAGGCATAAAAACAGATGACATCGATGAAGTTTTACTTTCAGGAACTTTTGGTAACTATATAGATAAAGCCAATGCACATAGAATAGGTTTACTACCTGATGTCCCACTTGAAAAAGTAAAATATGTAGGTAACTCTGCTTGTGAAGGAGCATTATTGGCACTTATCTCAAAAGAAGCAAGAGAAGAAGCGGAAGATATTTCCAAAAACACAGAATACATTGAACTTACAAACAGGCCGGATTTTCAAAACGCTTTTGTAGATGCATTATATTTCCCACAATACGATTCTGATGAAAATATTATCAAGCACGATTCTGACTACCTTGACTCTATCGGTTATAAAAACAAATAA
- a CDS encoding GNAT family N-acetyltransferase, producing MDKKISFLDKLSVDSFFKLLNHAFPGEGPFDRTWPHACNSLEKNFNKHLIIKDKDRVVSHIGLLPMNMMVDGSILKVGGIGQVATHTDYRGQGLMNLLLNQTIRIMNEQEYDISWLDGDRKRYNSFGWENGGMVYKFYITDRTVKHINSKDFKVKCYKGEDRYLRDIEKIHEKEKFGLKRTVEEYKILFGRLKKETYLAVKNNKIHAYMTVRKDKGTIKNTKAYEYGGDMEGLKFLMKYIVEKLKLEYLSITSPVFFNKYKEVFFECSSNWEIVSGGMIKLINLKSLLKKFSNQMTKRIKNIGCKNKENITLVISESNQTATLQIGECVKVMDKESANGLVLNEKDMVRLLFGLSKPSDNFSIGRDNMILDSIFPLNFFLWPLETV from the coding sequence ATGGATAAGAAAATAAGTTTTCTTGATAAGTTATCGGTTGATAGCTTTTTTAAATTATTGAATCATGCATTTCCCGGTGAGGGCCCGTTTGATAGAACTTGGCCTCATGCATGTAATAGCTTAGAAAAGAATTTCAACAAGCATTTAATTATTAAAGATAAAGATCGTGTTGTAAGTCATATTGGACTTCTTCCAATGAATATGATGGTAGATGGTTCGATTTTAAAAGTTGGCGGAATAGGACAAGTAGCTACACATACAGATTATCGCGGCCAAGGACTAATGAATTTGCTTCTTAATCAGACTATTAGAATTATGAATGAACAGGAATATGATATTTCCTGGCTTGATGGTGACAGGAAAAGATATAATAGTTTTGGTTGGGAAAATGGTGGCATGGTATATAAGTTTTATATAACAGATAGAACAGTAAAGCATATAAATAGTAAAGATTTTAAAGTTAAATGTTATAAAGGTGAAGATAGATATTTGAGAGATATTGAGAAAATACATGAAAAAGAGAAATTTGGTTTAAAAAGAACTGTTGAGGAATACAAAATTTTGTTCGGGAGATTAAAAAAGGAAACATATTTGGCGGTTAAGAATAATAAAATCCATGCATATATGACAGTAAGAAAAGATAAGGGTACTATTAAAAACACAAAAGCTTATGAATATGGCGGTGATATGGAAGGGTTAAAATTTTTAATGAAATATATTGTTGAAAAATTAAAATTAGAATATTTAAGTATTACCTCACCGGTGTTTTTCAATAAATATAAAGAAGTTTTTTTCGAATGTTCTTCAAATTGGGAAATAGTTTCCGGTGGTATGATAAAATTAATCAATTTGAAATCATTGTTAAAAAAGTTCAGTAACCAAATGACAAAAAGAATAAAAAACATTGGGTGTAAAAATAAAGAAAATATAACTCTGGTAATTTCAGAAAGCAATCAGACTGCAACGTTACAGATTGGTGAATGTGTGAAAGTAATGGATAAAGAATCTGCGAACGGGTTAGTGCTTAATGAAAAAGATATGGTTAGATTATTGTTCGGTTTGTCAAAACCGTCAGATAATTTCAGCATTGGTAGAGATAATATGATTTTAGATAGTATATTCCCGTTAAATTTCTTTCTATGGCCACTTGAGACGGTATAG
- a CDS encoding AGE family epimerase/isomerase, with product MNKYLKIYKKELFESVIPFWLKHSVDEKYGGYFTCLTENGTVYDTKKYMWLQGRQSWFFSKMYNTVEKNPEWLKMAKIGVDFMRKYGRTPDGRVCFSLTREGLPYNIQRKIFSECFYIMALSEYAKATNNDSILKEALDLFDKVLIWSKDSSLVGRPKLSGVPAGSSLSIPMTLLNLIYEIRESHPEVDYKDVANSCLQEILLHVREDLQAVLENVGTDGSLLLDSPEGRLLNPGHAIETAWFLIHYIEKEPNEKIKNLALKMIDWSMEKGWDKKYGGLFYFMDIKNMPLMQLEWSMKLWWPHTEAIYALLLAYSITKNKKYLKQFKMVHDWAFTHFQDKKYGDWYAYLDRQGNKTHNSKGGAYKACFHLPRCLLYSINLIENKLI from the coding sequence ATGAATAAATATTTGAAAATTTACAAGAAAGAACTTTTTGAAAGTGTTATTCCGTTTTGGCTTAAACATTCAGTTGATGAAAAATATGGCGGATATTTTACCTGTTTAACTGAGAATGGGACAGTTTATGATACCAAGAAGTACATGTGGCTGCAGGGAAGACAGAGCTGGTTTTTTTCCAAGATGTATAATACCGTAGAAAAAAATCCTGAATGGCTAAAAATGGCAAAAATTGGCGTGGATTTTATGCGTAAATATGGCAGAACTCCGGATGGTCGTGTATGTTTTTCATTAACCCGCGAGGGACTTCCTTACAACATTCAGCGAAAAATATTTTCCGAATGTTTTTATATTATGGCTTTGTCCGAATATGCAAAAGCTACAAATAACGATAGCATATTAAAAGAAGCCTTGGACCTTTTTGATAAAGTACTTATATGGTCAAAAGATTCTTCGTTGGTTGGCAGGCCAAAATTATCGGGCGTTCCTGCCGGTAGTTCATTATCTATTCCAATGACTTTACTTAACCTAATTTATGAAATAAGAGAATCGCATCCTGAGGTTGACTATAAAGATGTTGCTAATAGTTGCTTGCAGGAAATTCTCCTTCACGTCAGAGAAGATTTACAGGCAGTATTGGAAAATGTAGGTACGGACGGCTCTCTTTTGCTTGATTCTCCTGAAGGCCGGTTGTTAAATCCTGGGCATGCTATTGAGACAGCGTGGTTTTTAATTCACTATATTGAAAAAGAACCAAACGAAAAAATAAAAAACTTAGCTTTGAAAATGATTGACTGGTCTATGGAGAAAGGCTGGGATAAAAAATATGGCGGGCTATTTTATTTTATGGATATTAAAAATATGCCATTAATGCAATTGGAGTGGTCAATGAAATTATGGTGGCCTCATACAGAAGCTATTTATGCTTTACTTCTTGCTTATAGTATTACTAAAAACAAAAAATATTTAAAACAATTTAAAATGGTTCACGATTGGGCTTTTACTCATTTTCAGGATAAAAAATACGGTGACTGGTATGCCTATCTTGACAGGCAGGGCAATAAGACGCATAACTCAAAAGGCGGAGCATATAAAGCTTGTTTTCATCTACCAAGATGTTTACTCTATTCCATCAACTTGATAGAGAATAAATTAATATAG
- a CDS encoding T9SS type A sorting domain-containing protein has product MSKKLLIFFAGLLIIPSFIFSADFTAKGIWGGWAKRVVEAPSAPGTFYAASYGIFKSTDGGQTWTRKPAPVAPEGVGTGGGRHMDSSVAVSPTNANLVVVGDEQWCPIWVSTNGAESFTAVTLGSELYANFKKCSMVASSLYNGNYFFASIEKQTWSGGTSEPATLYMTKDAGTTWTTTGLTVTGAQTITDVLQIPSGKIIASVVNKRIDFWPGNTTTPTSGNIYFSDDSGTSFISSASFTSPISKMTWDATNNKIWGITFKGEIYNSSDWNVMVSSITGYDPAYPLTESFDAGILYSNTIPPSMIAFSNSNFATPVLVYRSTDAAGRFPSNSWYEVTISSGVGKELIDSHIEDIVVDSRYTDGSHWGLGTVEGGFYYTTATPMGVATSNEFFMQTGIDTTGLYYGIKEKNTSRIIAQSWNNLYLSEDNGSTWNCIYPRKGVDAGSCRYATIDPANSQKIYLTSGRKIYYTVNNGGDYFENTPLFDFATLGYNSASQYLTNLLVNPSSPTVMYVGIANDSAGATLGKYLYKSTNGGASWSQVSSLDCHGIIFIAMDMNEPDTIYAACSDQALIGGNFLGNGDGLFRSIDGGTTWTNLGFQGTRVSLISLDPDRPNYIVIGYQMTSDPVSGFTSHSAVSTNKGTTWKDLYKASSEMDYDVFSATAPVDTVSLIKFGDTISFLVGDYIYSGDADGLVYMAGISTNVGVGPLYNVTTLPTQIRWIFKGSTYATTGSGLYSLNLTLPSRITNTGTTTYSGGSIKMYNYPNPFNPRSGETSIKLSLPATARKVKIKIYSLSGDLVCEDTYNNYAGGFSYIFTWDGKNKKNELCAPGVYFAVADVDNKKVKHKIVIIR; this is encoded by the coding sequence ATGTCAAAAAAATTATTAATATTTTTTGCAGGGTTGTTAATTATTCCGTCATTTATTTTTTCTGCTGATTTCACGGCAAAAGGAATATGGGGCGGCTGGGCAAAAAGAGTAGTTGAAGCACCGAGTGCACCGGGTACATTTTATGCTGCCAGTTATGGAATTTTTAAAAGCACTGATGGCGGGCAGACATGGACAAGAAAACCCGCGCCAGTAGCTCCCGAAGGCGTTGGAACAGGCGGGGGTAGACACATGGACTCGTCAGTTGCAGTAAGTCCGACAAATGCCAATCTCGTAGTTGTAGGCGATGAGCAATGGTGCCCTATCTGGGTGAGTACCAATGGAGCGGAAAGTTTTACAGCTGTAACGTTAGGGTCTGAACTATATGCTAATTTTAAAAAATGTTCTATGGTAGCTTCATCATTATATAACGGTAACTACTTTTTTGCCTCTATTGAAAAACAGACGTGGTCTGGTGGTACTTCTGAACCTGCTACGCTATATATGACTAAAGATGCCGGCACTACTTGGACAACAACAGGACTTACCGTAACGGGTGCTCAAACTATTACTGATGTCTTGCAAATACCAAGTGGAAAGATAATAGCATCTGTTGTGAATAAACGTATTGATTTTTGGCCTGGTAATACAACAACCCCAACTTCTGGAAATATTTATTTTAGTGACGATAGCGGAACCTCTTTTATATCATCTGCATCTTTTACAAGTCCTATATCCAAAATGACATGGGATGCAACTAATAATAAAATATGGGGTATTACTTTTAAAGGAGAAATATATAATAGCTCAGATTGGAATGTAATGGTATCTTCAATAACAGGTTATGATCCGGCGTATCCTCTTACTGAATCTTTTGATGCGGGGATATTATATTCAAATACAATTCCTCCATCGATGATTGCATTTTCCAATTCCAACTTTGCGACTCCTGTTTTAGTTTACAGGAGCACTGATGCTGCCGGTAGATTTCCCTCAAATTCATGGTACGAAGTAACTATATCAAGTGGTGTGGGGAAGGAACTTATTGATTCACATATTGAGGACATTGTTGTCGATTCAAGATACACCGATGGCAGTCATTGGGGGTTAGGTACGGTAGAAGGAGGTTTTTATTACACAACCGCTACACCTATGGGAGTAGCAACATCTAATGAATTTTTTATGCAGACAGGCATTGATACGACTGGTTTATATTACGGTATAAAAGAAAAAAACACAAGCCGTATAATAGCACAGTCATGGAATAATTTATATCTGTCAGAAGATAATGGAAGTACATGGAACTGTATTTACCCGCGAAAAGGTGTTGATGCCGGTTCCTGCAGGTATGCCACAATTGATCCGGCAAACAGCCAGAAGATATATTTGACTTCGGGAAGGAAGATTTATTACACGGTTAACAATGGTGGGGATTATTTTGAAAACACACCACTTTTTGATTTTGCAACATTAGGTTATAACAGTGCAAGTCAGTATCTTACAAATCTGTTAGTTAACCCATCATCACCTACCGTTATGTATGTCGGAATTGCAAATGATAGTGCAGGAGCAACTCTGGGTAAGTATCTTTATAAAAGCACTAACGGCGGAGCCAGCTGGTCACAAGTATCGTCACTTGACTGTCATGGTATTATTTTCATTGCAATGGACATGAACGAACCGGATACAATTTATGCGGCCTGCAGCGACCAGGCATTGATTGGAGGAAATTTTTTAGGCAATGGTGATGGTTTATTTAGGTCTATTGACGGAGGAACAACGTGGACAAATTTAGGTTTTCAGGGTACGAGAGTTTCATTGATATCGCTTGACCCGGACAGACCTAACTATATAGTCATAGGTTATCAAATGACATCTGACCCTGTAAGCGGATTCACTAGCCACTCGGCAGTTTCAACAAATAAAGGAACCACATGGAAAGATCTATATAAAGCATCTTCAGAAATGGATTATGACGTATTTTCTGCAACAGCACCGGTTGATACTGTTTCACTTATAAAATTCGGTGATACGATTTCTTTTTTAGTTGGTGATTATATTTATTCCGGCGATGCGGATGGTCTTGTTTATATGGCAGGTATAAGTACTAATGTAGGTGTTGGTCCGTTGTATAATGTTACAACATTGCCAACCCAGATCAGATGGATTTTCAAAGGTTCTACTTATGCAACCACAGGCAGCGGACTTTACAGCTTAAACTTAACTCTTCCAAGTAGAATAACAAATACCGGCACTACAACATATAGCGGCGGAAGCATTAAGATGTACAACTACCCCAATCCATTTAATCCTAGAAGTGGTGAAACATCTATTAAGTTAAGTTTGCCCGCAACTGCAAGGAAAGTAAAGATAAAAATATACAGTTTATCCGGAGACCTTGTTTGTGAAGATACTTACAATAACTATGCCGGCGGGTTTTCATATATATTTACTTGGGATGGAAAGAATAAAAAGAACGAACTTTGTGCACCCGGAGTATATTTTGCAGTCGCAGATGTAGATAACAAAAAAGTAAAACATAAGATAGTAATAATCAGATAA